A window of Diabrotica virgifera virgifera chromosome 9, PGI_DIABVI_V3a contains these coding sequences:
- the LOC114334259 gene encoding uncharacterized protein LOC114334259 has translation MLDVPLWILGVILLGIMGIIIFSVVMCLDKCGCDEGLQGDQKGPQNNVKGTPNDIFNTSLQQGSQGYDNQAFSQENIASTSAAESVHYPQLNVSTSSAEPTVIVDNNIEHKATVHSAGHIAETSFSEFVGENSPKIHCDAVGPIGFDFSGSSTGKFSPDDDVFHKNIDSGSVRSHKEIAGPSSWEEYNKNTSRTHSDSGPSAFDSGGHTEVRLDTGSGMVNLNAEHLDSDNKIKVGWNLDQPSGSSGIHIHHIQLNEAMHSEHDSAGYEEGVNASSEIAETSFSDVDLRDLNTYPEPPIIPRVHLLKQPKSANSEHNNVDDNIKENEESFQFSGHVTETSFSEDAVQKRSSEVNAANILTSRCESGEVIRFSLNDISLNLRAFEHNRDADSRQLAIEKAADLSTNDHVAGDSRTVSANINNPVENTSTELLPTNDKQLPENKGVDFGGDGHEAGQTKTVSADISKAVHNSDAGLVHTDDKQIAVNKIPDSGGDGHKTGEINSISDDVTRL, from the coding sequence ATGCTTGACGTGCCGCTATGGATATTAGGTGTCATTCTCTTAGGCATAATGGGAATAATAATATTTTCCGTCGTAATGTGTCTAGACAAATGTGGTTGTGATGAGGGGCTACAAGGAGATCAAAAAGGCCCACAAAATAATGTAAAAGGCACTCCTAACGATATATTTAACACTAGTCTTCAACAAGGTTCTCAGGGATATGATAATCAAGCTTTCAGTCAAGAGAATATTGCCAGTACATCAGCTGCTGAAAGTGTTCACTATCCACAACTAAATGTATCGACGAGCTCTGCAGAACCTACTGTTATAGTGGACAACAATATCGAACATAAGGCTACTGTACATTCAGCTGGACACATTGCAGAAACCTCCTTTTCAGAATTTGTTGGTGAAAATAGTCCAAAAATCCATTGCGATGCTGTTGGACCAATCGGTTTTGATTTTAGTGGATCCTCAACAGGTAAATTTAGTCCAGACGATGACGTCTTTCACAAAAACATTGACAGCGGCTCTGTGCGTTCTCATAAGGAAATTGCAGGACCGTCATCTTGggaagaatataacaaaaatacATCCAGAACCCACAGCGACTCTGGACCTAGTGCTTTTGATTCTGGTGGACATACAGAAGTTAGACTTGATACAGGTAGTGGTATGGTAAACTTAAATGCTGAACACCTTGACTCAGATAACAAAATCAAAGTTGGTTGGAATCTAGACCAACCTTCTGGATCATCTGGTATACATATCCATCACATACAATTAAATGAAGCAATGCATTCTGAACACGACAGTGCTGGATATGAAGAAGGTGTTAATGCCAGTAGCGAAATTGCAGAAACATCATTTTCAGACGTTGACCTTCGTGATTTAAACACATATCCTGAACCACCCATTATTCCACGTGTTCATCTCCTAAAACAACCTAAGTCAGCAAATTCTGAACATAACAATGTTGATGACAATATCAAGGAGAACGAAGAAAGTTTCCAGTTTAGTGGTCACGTTACTGAAACGTCATTTTCAGAGGATGCTGTCCAGAAAAGGTCTTCAGAAGTTAATGCTGCAAATATTCTGACCAGCAGGTGCGAGTCAGGTGAAGTTATTAGATTTAGTTTAAATGATATTTCATTAAATTTAAGAGCATTCGAACATAATAGAGATGCAGACTCTAGACAACTTGCTATAGAAAAAGCAGCAGATTTAAGTACAAATGACCATGTTGCAGGCGATAGTAGAACTGTTTCAGCCAATATTAATAATCCTGTGGAAAATACTAGTACTGAACTACTTCCTACAAATGACAAACAACTTCCTGAAAATAAGGGAGTAGATTTTGGTGGTGATGGACATGAGGCAGGCCAAACTAAAACTGTTTCAGCTGATATAAGTAAAGCTGTGCACAATTCTGACGCTGGTCTAGTTCATACAGATGATAAACAAATTGCTGTAAATAAAATACCAGATTCTGGTGGAGATGGACACAAAACAGGCGAAATTAACAGTATTTCGGATGATGTTACTAGACTATAG